The genomic region ATTGCCAATTCATGAAGCACAAATATTAACCTATATGAAATTGGCCAAGGTGTCAGCCGGCTTGTTAATAAACTTCCATGTCGAGCTTTTGAAGCAAGGGATCAGAAGATTCGTTTTGTAAAATCTTCGTGCACTTGGTGGTTTTTACAGCTTGCCAACCCAAGCGTTAACTAGATGCAGCCCCCTCTCCATTCCCATCCGCCGCTGCACTGGTTACGCTTGTCGTTCATGCCGGCAGCCGTTACCATTTTGCCAATTTCATCAAAGCCCTGCGCAGCCG from bacterium harbors:
- a CDS encoding GxxExxY protein — encoded protein: LPIHEAQILTYMKLAKVSAGLLINFHVELLKQGIRRFVL